A window of Eucalyptus grandis isolate ANBG69807.140 chromosome 4, ASM1654582v1, whole genome shotgun sequence genomic DNA:
AAGAGTAAGTGTGTATCTAAATTAGTGGTTTTAATgggattattttattataaatgtaccgGTTCAGATTTTtatgtggtcaaaaaattaatttggtatAAATTTATAGTTTTGAATTTctagtggtcaaaaaaattagtttgggtcaaatttatcataggcgtactagtttggaatttttgtgatattaactctaAAATTAAAGAACAAAAGTTTGCATTATACCATCCAAATAAAAAGTTGTAAAACAAGCTACATGTTAAATTGCAAAACCCTAGTTCCTTGTACGTAGACAGAATTTGGATTCTCAAACCGATATCAAACTTATGCTAAAAACTATAAGCTAATAATCTTCTAGctccctaaatttttttgaacttcTAAAGGTACATATACAAACCTGTCCAtgtattttctctcttttttttccttttccatcttttttcttccAGTACCATTCTTTTCTGTACTTTCTTGATGATCACCAAGAACTAGCTTAACTAGCTTGTCAATTCATAAGGACGACATCTGGACACAAAATTCTCATCAGCTTTTACACGAGAAATCTGGGAAGCCCGATCTTGTGACCCAGCTTTTGTACATCTTCTTGGACCTGTCGTCTGAATTCTCGAAAGCTGAAGCTCCTGTAGACAGGAGGCCAGTTGCAGCTCTCGACCACAGTGTCGTACGATGGGCAGAAGAAGTACGCGGTCGAGTACCGCTCCCGTTTCGAGTTGGTCATCACCCGGTGCTGAACGCTCTTGTACACATCGTTGCTCCATGCCTGAAACAAGCGTGTGTAGATGCTCATTCATCAGAAAGCATGCAACCATGACAATCCCCCGAGAAATTAATAAACAACGCCATATTCATCTAAAGAAGGGTTAACCCACACAAGACATCCGACGAGCATATCCTAATCAACAGCACTACAGCCCAACTCGCAGGGTTCTTCCGGCATGAAGAGGTTCTTGGTGAAGAGAGACTGTTTCGAATGACTAAGTTCGCGGTGTTTTCAGCTGTCAAAAGTGCTAATGATCGAAAacgagaagaaaggaaagaaacacGTAAATACCTGAAATAAGTCGCCAATGTTAATGATGAGAGCATCGGGATTAGGTTTAACAGCGATCCACTCCCCATCTTTGACCAATTGCAGACCCCCCACCTCGTCCTGATGCAGGATCGTGAGGAAGTCGCTGTCGGTGTGCGGCATCAGCCCGAGCATGTCCGGTGAAATTGGACATGGTGGGTATCTGTTCATTCTCAGATAGCATGTGCTCGGCAGGCAATTCTCCATGAAGAAGGTCGATTTGTGACCCAGTTCCTCTGCTAAGATCTTGGCTAATTTCTGCGCTAGGTTTGATACAGTCCCGGCAAATTGTTCCATTGTCGAGCTGGTGACAAAGAATCATAGCCCCACAAGCAAATTTAACATGTAAGTACAAAAGACGAGCGATGGTCGTACAACGTACAACGCGGGGAAAGATCAAACATGAAGGAGCTTGAAATTTGAGGATGTTAAATGCAACCCGTCCGATGGTGTACTTAAGGCTTCGAATAAATCCCGTAAATAAAGTAGGATAAgtagcattaaaaaaaatattttatagagaaaagaaattggagCTTGCTTGATCATTCCAGGAATTCACCATTTTGCTCTTAGAAAATTCATGCGTGCATGCCCTATTAAATGCAACATCAAGTGATATCATGTTTAAATAGGACCGCTATATGACCTAATGCACTATTTTCCTAAGAAAATATACAAAACATAAAGGAAGAGTTGATGGTTAAGAGTGTTTACTCTGTCCGACTAATGGAAATACAAACCGCCATCCATAGGTGGTGCTAACAAACTACCATAGAAAATAGTGTACTGAGAGTGTTAAATGTTGTGTATGGGATGCAATTAAGTCCGAGATCTTTTAGTTGATTCAATTAAGTCCTTAGCCTTTTTTCACAAAGTATGATTAAGGTcttttgataaatgaattttgaaatagtctATGTGTCACTCAAATATTGGCTACCGGTATCCTTAAATTACAATTTTCAATGTGAGTTTTAGATCGAACTTAAGTGAAACAATCGAAAAGTTTAAGATGTGATTGCACTTTTTGGTAAAAGTTAGGATAAGATTGAacaagttaaaaggtttaggccTCGATTGCATTATATACATAAGGTTTAGGACTTGTAGTGCAGATTACCCTACTAACTTAAATCCAAATCTGACTCATTCGTGAAATGGTGAATGGACTAATTGGCCATTTCCATAGACATGGTTGGGTTCGTGCTTGGGTCAATGCCAATTTGAGTTGTAAATTGGATTATGTTAAATGGATCATGATTCCATTGATCGTTATACATAGGAATGTGAGAGAAAATATACTAAACCAACATGATTGCATAGGTTTCAAGGTAAGTATTCAAGGTCACAGGATAGATTCCAGAATTCGAAGGTTTGAAACTAATGAGGAATAAGATAGATTTCATGGTATGGCATCACATTCACCCAAtacagaaaattaataaataaataatgctaGAAGAAGCTATAATAATCAATACTCATACGTGGAAAAAATAATTAGCCGAATGACTTGTTATGGTATTTACATTTAAATCAAGGAAAATCTAGCATTCTAAGGGATGACAATTATGTTTATTAGACTGCAATTTTTTCTGCTTTCATCAACTTTAGCTTCGCCTACCCACGATGATGTAATAGCTATCCTCATAAGCAACCtgtttctaattaaataaaacgTACATATCTCTTCGAATCTACACAAGATGTAATGACCAAAAAGGGTATACTTTACTTTATCTTTTTCATGGAATCAAGATAGATTCCAACCCTTCCTCCCccccccacacacacacacacacacaacacaCACAAATTATCAGGAAGATCCGAAGAAAGATGAGGTGCTTTTCCAGGCCACGTCATGTCCGAGTACAAGCGTGGCAGAATACCAGCTCATCTTGCTTGCGGAGGTCACATGCCGACGTGAATGCATGCAAAACTTATATCACGTACAATCTTGATGATGTGCCAGAAGTATCGAATGCATGTCTTGGGatctacaaataaaagaaaacttggccatattaTCTTCTCTCTAATAGTTTTTCAATGGGCAAATACCATTTCTTTCTAGTTCAAGGGCTGCGCTGCCATGACATGGTTAACCTAAAAAACAAGTCTTTCAAGTGGATTTTGATTTATGTTTACTTATATGGCTAATTGACCTAACTTATCTCTCTAAAATTGGCATGATAGTGTGATGGTACAATAAGGGGGATTCTAACATTTGTGTTTGATTTGAGTTGTGGTTAATGACATCATTTCCTAATGTTTAGAATGACTATATGTATGCTTAGGACAAAAACCCTCATGTTATGTACTCGCTCTGCCTATGAAATTTAAGACCCATTCATAGTTTTTACTCATGTTTACTTAtctttaattaaaagaaaaattacccaTGTTGCATATGATAAAAGTTTGAGGGTTTGAGAACAAGATTACTAATCTCTAATATCAATTTTAGAATATAAGAAAAATGGAGGCATGTTCTTTAGTCTCCAAgttgtttttctctcttactTTCGTTGTCTGAGGTTGCAAAGTCCTTGAACCTGACTCAAAAAGAGCAGGACAACTCATTTAGACTAGGATTAACCAATTTCTAGTTGGACGATTCTATTGATGTAGAAGTAATCACACATGCTCTAGAAATTAGCCGCTTTGTAGTCCTAGCCCTAGTGGGCTTACTAAACTAATGTTAAGCTTCCTAGATCTTATCTTAATATCCATACAAACTTAGACATATAAAAGATACATGAAAATGCAAACGCCCTAGATATGaaagaattttaagaaaaagaaccTTAACAATAAAGAACTTTGCGTGCGAAACTCCTTTTAAACAGCATGGTGATTGATTGGTTGTGATTAGTACCTGAGGGTGCTTTTGCAACCTCTTGTGCCGGAGATGATATCACTCAAAGGGACATGGAAAGCCTCGGACCACGACAACTGCTGCAAGCATGTTGCGGAAGGAGTCCCCCATCGATAACTCCCCGCCGAGAAATCCAAGTACTTGTCCTCTCTACTCTTCTTCTCGAACGGCTCTCGGAACACCTTGATCTGTTCCTCCCTCATTTTCTCCAGGATCTCTCGTGAAATCCCATGGTTCAACACCTGGAAGAACCCCCACTCCCGCGAGGCCCTCGCGATCTCCGCCTTGCACTCCCGTCTCTCCTCCTTGCTGAGGCTCAGCCGACCGAGGTTGATCACTGGAAGGTCGCGCTCTTCGACGACAATGGGCGTGGTCGGGCCTTTGTTGGCTACCTTCTTGAAGAGGGCCTTGTAGGTTTCTTGAAATGGCGGGTCCGATGAGTCCATGGTTAGAGGCTGCAAGACAGACAGATGGATGTCTTGGGTTATATATACAAGGGACATGAAGAGGGCGGTTTCTGCTTTTCCCTTTTGGTTTTGGGACTTTATCTTGTGGGATTGAGACAAAGAGAAACAGATCGGAACACCGCTTACATGTCGTCGTCGATGAAAACATCATCCTAGCTCTCCTCAAGTTTTATTTGGACTCTTAAGACAAAGTTAATCGATTGTGTCTTCTCTCGGTTGATGTATTGAAGATATCTAGAATCCCCttgtttttctagtttctcTAAGCTACATCTTTGTACTTGCAGCTTATGATTTAAATGTAAATTTATCTTATGGGAGGCAGTTTTCTGTCATGGAAGAGACAGCGAGATAACTATTTTAGACCAGAATAAGAAGATTCATGGCACTTCTCAAATGCCGTCACGAACTTTGGACCATATGAAATTATCAGCATTAGGTTAGGCTAGGGATGAAGCCATTTACACCCTGGCATCAGTTATCTTCGAAGCCTCCGCTTGTCGAAAGTTCTAGTTCCAGTCGTCATTATCAATCGTACATTGGGGTAAATCCATTTCATGTCAGGTGCGGTTAACGTAATTGAAAAGTCAATAGTATGTGAAGTTATATTAAAGAATGAGATGTAGTAGAGAGCTAGATAATTCTCGGGTTACCAATTTTTGGGTCCGCCTATTAAAGATTTGACATGAAGCGATTGGATAAAAGAGTTAGAAAGTCTCGAAATTATTCAATCATAAAAGTCCCTCCATTCAGAATGTGACACGTGTATGACTTAATAAGAAAAATCTGTAAAAActctaatttcaaatttgcAATCTCATCTATATAAATGACGCACTTCTAATTTAATCGAAGGTTTTGACAATCTAGTGCCATTTAACTTTTTGCACAGGGGAGAGAGTAGATAACAAACGTAGAGGTTTAAACATAGACCATGGAAAGGCATAACATGAACGGTATATTCTCATCTTAAAACATGAACGGTATATTCTCATCTTAAAGGCTGTCTTACATGTCATGCTTCTCATGCCATTTTCAACTTTCAAATGAAGAATAACACTAAAGTAAGGGGAATATGTTTCCTCACTAAACCTAAATGGATGGACTAGATCGCACCCTCCCAATTCAACAAAGCATCGGAACTAGGCACCGGATATTTCACTTTAACACACTAGCACATATCATTGtgatcaatataattgtctttttCACAACGACGAAGGCCGACATAGAGCGAGCCTATAcgatatattttaaatttcagcACCATGACAGAAGCTTCAGCACAGATGATGGAACGCTGGCCCATCACATTTATCTCGAATTCTCGAATTCACCATTGTCTTTTGGCTGGCTATTACTTTAATCGTCCCCCACCGGCTGACCGTACACCACGAGACAGCCTCATTAACTCCTATTTCGATTTCTGTCACTTTCCAAACATTAAATTCAGAAACGCTGCATATCACTTTTTTGCAGGGGGTCAAAAGGGGCCAAGAGACCTTTCAATTATTGAGCATGATTAGAAGGTCCTCGGACAGCCTTTCATTGATAATGACCACCCCACTCAAGTTGGTGCTGATTTGGCTTgctcaatgaaattgaaaagctGAAAAGAAAATTGGTGGAAAGGTGATGCCGATCTTATGGTGTTTGTCCAGCCTACTTGTACACTTTTGGGCCCCCATTATCTAAAAAGTTTTGTGTAAGTTATAcacccaaatatatatataatcatataTTAATTAACTATTCGTATTCCTGATAatattataagaaaaattatgagaatGAAGAGACTTTTCAAATATGTGCTAATTCCTTATTAACATGCAATCAGATGTAAATATCACATCAAAAGTAGTTCAAATAGATTAGTCCTCTCGATTAGATTT
This region includes:
- the LOC104442720 gene encoding gibberellin 2-beta-dioxygenase 8, encoding MSLVYITQDIHLSVLQPLTMDSSDPPFQETYKALFKKVANKGPTTPIVVEERDLPVINLGRLSLSKEERRECKAEIARASREWGFFQVLNHGISREILEKMREEQIKVFREPFEKKSREDKYLDFSAGSYRWGTPSATCLQQLSWSEAFHVPLSDIISGTRGCKSTLSSTMEQFAGTVSNLAQKLAKILAEELGHKSTFFMENCLPSTCYLRMNRYPPCPISPDMLGLMPHTDSDFLTILHQDEVGGLQLVKDGEWIAVKPNPDALIINIGDLFQAWSNDVYKSVQHRVMTNSKRERYSTAYFFCPSYDTVVESCNWPPVYRSFSFREFRRQVQEDVQKLGHKIGLPRFLV